One window of Fodinicurvata sediminis DSM 21159 genomic DNA carries:
- a CDS encoding D-amino-acid transaminase — translation MPRTAYVNGQYVPHNDAFVHIEDRGYQFADGVYEVVPVLSGKLVDEERHLDRLEYSLSELDIPMPMSRRALQLVCAKVIERNRLTNGFVYMQVTRGVAPRDHKYPKNVKPALVVTAKQTKPQGAKVLEEGVSVKSVPDIRWRRRDIKSISLLPNCMAKQAAVEEGAFEAWMVEEDGTVTEGSSTNAWIVTKDGVLVTRKANHDILNGITRLGVLDVAGETGVKFEERPFTLEEAYEAREAFLTSSTNHITPITRIDERSVANGKPGSVTLNLREAYLNHITSA, via the coding sequence ATGCCTCGCACAGCCTATGTCAACGGTCAGTACGTGCCACACAACGATGCCTTCGTGCATATCGAAGATCGTGGCTATCAGTTTGCCGACGGCGTTTACGAAGTGGTGCCCGTCTTATCCGGAAAACTGGTCGATGAGGAGCGCCATCTGGACCGTCTGGAGTATTCGCTCTCGGAGCTGGACATTCCCATGCCCATGAGCCGCCGTGCACTCCAGCTCGTTTGTGCAAAGGTCATCGAGCGCAACCGCCTGACCAATGGTTTCGTTTACATGCAGGTCACACGAGGGGTAGCTCCCAGGGATCACAAGTACCCGAAAAACGTGAAACCTGCGCTCGTCGTGACCGCCAAGCAGACGAAGCCTCAAGGCGCCAAGGTTCTCGAGGAAGGCGTGTCGGTCAAGAGCGTGCCGGATATCCGCTGGCGCCGCCGCGATATCAAGTCGATTTCCCTGCTTCCGAATTGCATGGCGAAGCAGGCTGCCGTTGAAGAAGGGGCGTTCGAGGCCTGGATGGTGGAGGAAGATGGAACGGTAACGGAAGGCTCTTCCACCAATGCCTGGATCGTGACCAAAGACGGTGTCCTCGTTACGCGCAAGGCCAATCATGACATCCTCAACGGCATTACCCGGTTAGGGGTTCTTGATGTGGCAGGGGAAACAGGGGTGAAGTTCGAAGAGCGTCCATTCACGCTTGAAGAGGCCTATGAAGCACGCGAAGCCTTCTTGACGTCCAGCACGAATCACATAACACCCATCACGCGGATAGATGAACGCTCTGTCGCAAACGGCAAGCCCGGTTCCGTGACCTTGAATCTCCGCGAAGCCTATCTGAATCACATCACCAGTGCCTGA
- the mazG gene encoding nucleoside triphosphate pyrophosphohydrolase, translating to MNRNSPPYSCHKSNIERLLQVMAELRNPDTGCPWDLQQTFKTIAPYTLEETYEVIEAIENNDMIALKEELGDLLFQVVFHARMAEETDHFTFDDVARTIADKMLARHPHVFSPEENGMGNSPSLDQNWEAMKAAERQEKGQLELFDDIPKALPALVRARKVQSRAARTGFDWPELQPVLDKIIEECHELKDEISCDSSRERIEEEAGDLLFSVVNLARHLKVDPESTLNRATAKFQKRFLAMAALLESQGVDLWETPLGTMEAAWQNIKKQS from the coding sequence GTGAACCGCAACTCACCCCCCTATTCGTGTCATAAGTCGAACATAGAGCGGCTTCTTCAAGTCATGGCAGAACTACGGAATCCCGATACTGGATGTCCCTGGGATCTGCAGCAGACATTCAAGACCATCGCCCCCTATACACTCGAAGAAACCTATGAGGTGATCGAGGCCATAGAAAACAACGATATGATCGCCCTGAAAGAGGAACTGGGCGATCTGCTGTTCCAGGTGGTGTTTCATGCGCGCATGGCCGAAGAAACCGATCACTTCACATTCGACGATGTTGCGAGAACGATTGCGGACAAGATGCTTGCGCGTCACCCCCATGTTTTCAGCCCAGAGGAAAACGGCATGGGCAATTCCCCTTCCTTGGATCAAAACTGGGAAGCGATGAAAGCTGCTGAACGACAGGAGAAGGGGCAACTGGAACTCTTCGATGATATTCCAAAGGCCTTACCGGCCCTTGTTCGTGCCCGGAAAGTGCAATCGCGCGCAGCTCGCACCGGTTTTGACTGGCCAGAACTTCAACCAGTTCTTGATAAGATAATAGAGGAATGTCATGAACTTAAGGATGAAATTTCTTGTGATTCCTCAAGAGAGCGTATCGAAGAAGAGGCAGGCGATTTGCTGTTTTCTGTCGTCAATCTGGCACGACATCTGAAAGTCGATCCGGAAAGCACGCTGAATCGAGCCACTGCGAAATTCCAGAAACGTTTTCTTGCAATGGCTGCTCTTCTGGAATCACAAGGCGTCGATCTTTGGGAGACCCCCCTCGGTACCATGGAAGCGGCCTGGCAAAACATAAAGAAACAGTCCTGA
- the ntrX gene encoding nitrogen assimilation response regulator NtrX, producing MAHDILIVDDEADIRLLIEGVLQDEGYETRSVAESDAALESLRTRRPHLVILDIWLQNSRMDGLELLEAIEREHSGVPVVMISGHGTIETAVKAIKIGAYDFIEKPFKADRLLLIVERAIEASRLRRENEELRLRGVPETELIGKSSAINQLRQSVQKVAPTGSRVLVTGAAGTGKEVVARQLHANSRRANGPFIVLNCATMHPDRMESELFGQEGESIGEGSANKVGTFERAHGGTLFLDEVADMPLETQGKIVRVLQEQTFERVGGSRRVEVDVRVIASTNRDLSELIGEGRFREDLYYRLNVVPLKVPSLRERREDIPHLSSYFMSRTSDNSGLPVREISEDAMAMLQTYDWPGNVRQLRNMIDWLLIMAPGSASEPIAADMLPSEITSKSSAVLSGASNSDILALPLRQAREKFEKQYLEAQINRFSGNISRTASFVGMERSALHRKLRLLGINPER from the coding sequence ATGGCTCACGATATTCTGATCGTCGATGATGAAGCTGACATTCGCCTTCTGATCGAAGGCGTCCTGCAGGACGAGGGCTATGAGACCCGCAGCGTGGCAGAGAGTGACGCGGCACTGGAGTCGCTCCGCACACGCCGCCCACATCTTGTTATCCTTGATATCTGGCTGCAGAACTCTCGCATGGATGGCTTGGAATTGCTGGAGGCGATCGAACGAGAGCACAGCGGTGTTCCAGTCGTCATGATCAGTGGCCACGGCACGATCGAGACGGCTGTCAAGGCCATCAAGATCGGTGCCTACGACTTCATCGAAAAGCCCTTCAAGGCCGATCGCCTGCTACTCATTGTGGAGCGCGCAATAGAGGCTTCACGCTTGCGGCGTGAAAATGAGGAATTGCGTCTGCGCGGGGTGCCGGAAACGGAATTGATCGGCAAGAGCTCGGCGATCAACCAGCTACGCCAGTCCGTTCAGAAGGTCGCTCCCACCGGAAGCCGAGTCCTGGTTACAGGTGCTGCCGGAACAGGAAAGGAAGTCGTGGCCCGCCAGCTTCATGCCAATTCACGCCGTGCCAATGGGCCATTCATTGTGCTGAATTGCGCGACCATGCATCCGGACCGAATGGAAAGCGAGCTTTTCGGTCAGGAAGGCGAGAGTATAGGGGAAGGCAGTGCCAACAAGGTTGGTACGTTTGAACGCGCACATGGCGGAACCCTGTTTCTTGACGAGGTTGCCGATATGCCTCTCGAAACCCAGGGCAAGATCGTTCGCGTCCTTCAGGAGCAGACCTTTGAAAGAGTCGGTGGCAGCCGCCGGGTAGAGGTGGACGTGCGTGTGATTGCCTCGACCAATCGTGATCTCTCGGAATTGATCGGGGAAGGTCGCTTTCGCGAAGATCTTTATTATCGATTGAACGTGGTGCCGCTGAAGGTCCCTTCACTTCGCGAGCGCAGGGAGGACATACCGCATCTAAGCAGCTACTTCATGTCGCGGACCTCGGACAATTCAGGACTGCCCGTACGAGAAATCAGTGAAGATGCCATGGCCATGCTTCAGACCTATGATTGGCCGGGAAATGTCAGGCAGTTGCGAAACATGATAGACTGGTTGCTGATCATGGCGCCCGGCAGTGCATCGGAGCCAATTGCAGCCGACATGCTGCCATCTGAAATCACCTCAAAATCCTCTGCCGTGTTGTCCGGTGCGAGCAACAGCGATATTCTCGCGCTGCCTTTGCGTCAGGCGCGTGAGAAATTTGAAAAACAGTACCTGGAAGCGCAAATCAATCGGTTTAGCGGCAACATCTCGCGCACTGCATCCTTCGTCGGGATGGAACGCTCGGCACTGCATCGCAAGCTTCGGCTTCTGGGCATCAATCCCGAGCGCTAG
- the groES gene encoding co-chaperone GroES produces MKFRPLHDRVVVEPLDQEEKTVGGIIIPDTAKEKPMQGKVVAVGPGARGDDGKAVPLDVKEGDTVLYGKWSGTEVKVDGKDVLIMRENDIMGVMS; encoded by the coding sequence ATGAAATTTCGGCCGCTGCATGACCGCGTCGTCGTCGAGCCGCTAGACCAGGAAGAGAAAACCGTAGGCGGGATCATTATTCCCGATACGGCGAAGGAAAAGCCGATGCAGGGCAAGGTAGTCGCGGTCGGGCCTGGTGCCCGTGGCGATGACGGCAAGGCTGTCCCGCTTGATGTCAAGGAAGGCGATACCGTGCTCTATGGCAAATGGTCCGGTACGGAAGTCAAGGTTGACGGCAAGGATGTGCTGATCATGCGGGAAAACGACATCATGGGCGTCATGAGCTGA
- the hflX gene encoding GTPase HflX, producing MAQSHADARLEEAVGLAAAINLQVAHAEVIRLDKPRPATLLGMGVIERLRDTVQETHAVVVVVDSSLTPVQQRNLERELDCKVIDRTGLILEIFGARARTKEGRLQVQLAALNYQRSRLVRSWTHLERQRGGAGFMGGPGERQIELDRRMLDEQIVRLKKALQQVRRTRSLHRSARQRVPYPVIALVGYTNAGKSTLFNRLASAEVKAEDQLFATLDPTMRGIQLPSGLEAILSDTVGFITDLPTDLVAAFRATLEEVVAADVILHVRDVSHPETELHKQSVLQVLHDLGVTGEDAPDAKPLIEVFNKIDLLDQEQRESWQALADRGPGQVMVSAVTGEGTDFLQEIIEQRLREQDELLSLAIDLKDGATLAWCYEHGRVVSRHDDESKAHIRVSLDPANAARLKAYRA from the coding sequence ATGGCGCAGAGCCATGCAGATGCGCGCCTGGAGGAAGCAGTGGGCCTGGCGGCCGCGATCAACCTTCAGGTGGCGCACGCGGAAGTGATTCGTCTGGACAAGCCCAGACCAGCCACGCTGCTGGGCATGGGTGTCATAGAACGACTGCGCGATACAGTGCAGGAAACACACGCCGTTGTCGTCGTTGTCGATTCATCTCTGACCCCTGTCCAGCAGCGCAACCTGGAGCGCGAGCTGGATTGCAAGGTCATCGATAGAACCGGACTGATCCTGGAAATCTTCGGAGCGCGTGCCCGCACGAAGGAAGGGCGACTGCAAGTACAGTTGGCGGCGCTCAATTACCAGCGATCACGCCTTGTACGATCCTGGACACACCTGGAACGGCAAAGGGGTGGGGCCGGTTTCATGGGCGGGCCTGGCGAGCGCCAGATCGAACTCGATCGGCGTATGCTGGATGAGCAAATCGTTCGCTTGAAGAAAGCGCTCCAGCAGGTGCGCCGTACGCGATCGCTGCACCGTTCTGCACGTCAGCGCGTTCCCTATCCGGTGATTGCGCTTGTCGGCTATACAAATGCCGGGAAATCGACGCTTTTCAATCGATTGGCCTCGGCTGAAGTCAAAGCGGAAGATCAGTTGTTCGCCACGCTTGACCCCACCATGCGTGGAATACAACTGCCATCCGGGCTGGAGGCCATACTGTCGGATACGGTTGGCTTCATAACCGACTTGCCGACCGATCTTGTCGCGGCATTCCGGGCCACGCTGGAAGAAGTGGTGGCTGCTGATGTCATTCTGCATGTGCGTGATGTCTCCCACCCTGAAACGGAATTACATAAGCAGAGTGTCCTTCAGGTGCTGCACGACCTGGGGGTTACTGGAGAGGATGCCCCAGACGCCAAGCCCCTGATCGAGGTTTTCAACAAGATCGACCTGTTGGACCAGGAGCAACGCGAAAGCTGGCAAGCCCTGGCCGATCGTGGGCCTGGCCAAGTCATGGTCTCGGCCGTGACGGGGGAGGGCACAGATTTTCTTCAGGAAATTATAGAACAAAGGTTGCGTGAGCAGGATGAGCTCTTATCTCTCGCAATAGATCTGAAGGACGGTGCGACCTTGGCTTGGTGCTATGAGCATGGGAGGGTCGTGTCCCGTCATGATGACGAAAGCAAAGCACATATCCGCGTGTCACTTGATCCGGCAAACGCTGCTCGCCTGAAGGCCTACAGGGCCTGA
- a CDS encoding inositol monophosphatase family protein: protein MSLSDPDKVTTLVRQAAAELILPRFRKLREEDIREKVKGDLVTIADEEVEDFLSDRLVSLLPGSVVVGEEATERKPEGLDELSTQKPVWIIDPVDGTSNFARGNECFAVMVALADQGALQSSWIYAPVQDVLLQAQAGKGAWINGMQLPALKPVSNPQNLIGSLHFGHHGNAELRRRFERNRAKLKTLKSLRCAGHEYIRLAKGNSSFSLFTRTKPWDHAPGVLVYQELGGHARHLPTGKAYDIGETDPGPLLLASDQSSWNSLKDSLLSSG, encoded by the coding sequence ATGTCTCTTTCCGATCCAGACAAGGTAACGACACTCGTGCGGCAGGCGGCTGCAGAGTTGATCCTGCCCAGGTTTCGCAAGCTTCGGGAGGAGGATATTCGTGAAAAGGTGAAAGGCGACCTGGTGACGATTGCCGATGAGGAAGTGGAGGATTTCCTCTCCGATCGGCTGGTCTCGCTCTTGCCAGGCTCGGTCGTGGTCGGAGAAGAGGCAACGGAGCGAAAACCGGAGGGTTTGGACGAGCTGTCTACTCAGAAGCCTGTCTGGATCATCGACCCTGTTGATGGCACGTCGAACTTCGCCCGGGGCAATGAGTGCTTTGCCGTGATGGTTGCGCTTGCCGATCAGGGAGCTTTGCAGTCCTCTTGGATTTATGCACCGGTCCAGGATGTCCTGCTGCAGGCACAGGCTGGCAAGGGGGCCTGGATCAATGGGATGCAGCTCCCAGCCCTGAAGCCAGTTTCAAACCCCCAGAATTTGATTGGAAGTCTGCACTTCGGACACCATGGAAATGCGGAATTGCGCCGGCGTTTTGAAAGAAACCGCGCGAAACTGAAAACCCTGAAAAGCCTGCGGTGTGCTGGCCATGAGTATATCAGGCTGGCGAAGGGCAATAGCAGTTTTTCCCTTTTCACCAGAACAAAGCCTTGGGATCATGCGCCTGGCGTCCTAGTCTACCAAGAACTGGGCGGGCATGCCCGGCACCTGCCGACTGGAAAGGCCTATGATATCGGCGAAACCGACCCGGGCCCACTTCTGCTGGCTTCGGATCAATCAAGCTGGAACAGTCTGAAAGACAGTCTGCTTTCTTCCGGATAG
- the hfq gene encoding RNA chaperone Hfq, whose protein sequence is MAGEKSQNVQDVFLNSIRKNKIPVTVFLVNGVKLQGIVTWFDNFCVLLRRDAHSQLVYKHAISTIMPSGPLQLFEPAEKEAEESGEEA, encoded by the coding sequence ATGGCCGGCGAGAAGTCCCAGAATGTGCAGGATGTTTTCCTGAACAGCATCCGAAAGAACAAGATTCCGGTCACAGTCTTCCTGGTAAATGGCGTGAAGCTGCAGGGGATCGTTACCTGGTTTGATAACTTCTGTGTGTTGTTGCGCCGCGACGCGCATTCCCAGCTTGTATACAAGCATGCCATCTCAACAATCATGCCGAGCGGCCCACTACAGCTGTTTGAACCAGCTGAAAAGGAAGCCGAGGAAAGCGGCGAGGAAGCCTGA
- the groL gene encoding chaperonin GroEL (60 kDa chaperone family; promotes refolding of misfolded polypeptides especially under stressful conditions; forms two stacked rings of heptamers to form a barrel-shaped 14mer; ends can be capped by GroES; misfolded proteins enter the barrel where they are refolded when GroES binds) codes for MAAKDLKFGGDARQRMMRGVDTLADAVKVTLGPKGRNVVLDKSFGSPRSTKDGVSVAKEIELSDKFENMGAQLVREVASKTNDTAGDGTTTATVLAQSILREGSKAVAAGMNPMDLKRGIDEAVKAVVESLRKQSNKISASSEIAQVGTISANGDKEIGDMIAEAMQKVGNEGVITVEEAKSLETELEVVEGMQFDRGYLSPYFVTNSEKMFCELENPYILILEKKLSNLQAMLPILESVVQSSRPLLIIAEDVEGEALATLVVNKLRGGLKVAAVKAPGFGDRRKAMLEDIAVLTDGQVVSEDVGIKLENVNLDMLGSAKRVSITKDETTIVDGVGKKKQIEARVNQIKAQIEETSSDYDREKLQERLAKLAGGVAVIRVGGATETEVKEKKDRVDDALHATRAAVEEGIVPGGGVALLHSTKALDKVKVANDDQKVGVDIVRKALQGPVRQIAENAGVDGAVVAGKLLESKDQNYGFDAYKGEYTDLVKAGIIDPTKVVRTALQDAASIAGLMVTTEAMIAEKPESKDNSGGAAAGGAPGMGGMGDMGMGF; via the coding sequence ATGGCAGCCAAAGATCTGAAATTCGGCGGTGATGCACGTCAGCGCATGATGCGCGGCGTTGATACCCTGGCCGATGCGGTCAAGGTGACCCTTGGCCCGAAGGGCCGTAATGTGGTCCTCGACAAGTCCTTCGGCTCACCGCGCAGCACCAAGGACGGTGTTTCCGTGGCCAAGGAAATCGAACTTTCCGACAAGTTCGAGAACATGGGCGCCCAGCTGGTCCGTGAGGTCGCCAGCAAGACCAACGACACGGCCGGTGACGGTACCACGACAGCGACAGTCCTGGCGCAATCGATCCTGCGTGAAGGTTCCAAGGCCGTGGCCGCGGGCATGAATCCAATGGACCTGAAGCGTGGCATTGACGAGGCCGTGAAGGCCGTTGTCGAAAGCCTGCGCAAGCAGTCCAACAAGATTTCCGCCTCCAGCGAGATTGCCCAGGTTGGCACCATATCGGCTAACGGCGACAAGGAAATCGGCGACATGATCGCCGAGGCCATGCAGAAGGTTGGCAACGAAGGCGTCATCACGGTCGAGGAAGCCAAGTCGCTCGAGACCGAGCTCGAGGTCGTCGAGGGCATGCAGTTTGATCGCGGCTATCTCTCGCCCTATTTCGTCACCAACTCCGAGAAGATGTTCTGCGAGCTGGAGAACCCCTACATTCTCATTCTGGAGAAGAAGCTCTCCAACTTGCAGGCCATGCTTCCGATCCTCGAATCGGTGGTTCAGTCCAGCCGACCGCTGCTGATCATTGCCGAGGACGTCGAGGGCGAAGCCCTGGCCACTCTGGTGGTCAACAAGCTGCGCGGCGGCCTAAAGGTCGCGGCCGTCAAGGCACCGGGCTTTGGCGATCGTCGCAAGGCCATGCTCGAAGACATCGCCGTCCTGACCGACGGACAGGTTGTCTCCGAGGATGTGGGCATCAAGCTCGAGAACGTGAACCTGGACATGCTGGGCAGCGCCAAGCGCGTGTCCATCACCAAGGACGAAACCACCATCGTCGATGGTGTCGGCAAGAAGAAGCAGATCGAAGCCCGCGTCAATCAGATCAAGGCGCAGATCGAGGAAACATCTTCGGACTACGACCGTGAAAAGCTGCAGGAACGCCTGGCGAAGCTGGCCGGAGGCGTTGCCGTGATCCGCGTCGGCGGTGCTACGGAAACCGAGGTGAAGGAGAAGAAGGATCGCGTCGACGACGCCCTGCACGCCACGCGCGCAGCCGTCGAAGAAGGCATTGTCCCGGGTGGCGGTGTCGCGCTTCTTCACTCCACAAAGGCCCTCGACAAGGTCAAGGTGGCCAACGATGACCAGAAGGTCGGCGTGGACATCGTCCGCAAGGCCCTGCAGGGTCCGGTTCGTCAGATTGCCGAGAACGCCGGCGTTGATGGCGCCGTGGTCGCCGGGAAGCTTCTTGAAAGCAAGGATCAGAACTACGGTTTCGATGCCTACAAGGGTGAATACACCGACCTGGTGAAGGCCGGCATCATCGACCCGACCAAGGTCGTGCGCACGGCCCTGCAGGATGCAGCTTCCATCGCTGGCCTGATGGTCACAACCGAAGCCATGATTGCCGAGAAGCCGGAATCCAAGGATAACAGCGGCGGTGCCGCTGCCGGCGGTGCTCCCGGAATGGGCGGCATGGGTGACATGGGCATGGGCTTCTAA
- a CDS encoding SDR family NAD(P)-dependent oxidoreductase, which produces MYQRHNARNLVAFITGATAGFGEAIARRLVAEGAKVVITGRRQERLDSLKEELGDQACALPLDVRDEASVQAAVTALPQEFFRINLLVNNAGLAQGGESAQDAELKNWQTMVETNVTGLLQITHALLPGMTERNEGHIINIGSVAGNYPAPRGNVYAATKAFANHFSLTLRADLGGTDLRVTSIEPGMAETEFSKVRFKGDEDKARATYEGLKVLSAEDIAEAVFWSATLPPHMNINRIEVMPTAQSFNNFALYPSSQ; this is translated from the coding sequence ATGTATCAAAGACATAACGCCCGGAATCTCGTTGCCTTCATTACTGGCGCCACAGCCGGCTTTGGAGAGGCAATTGCACGCCGCTTGGTGGCTGAAGGCGCCAAAGTCGTCATCACGGGACGCCGGCAGGAGCGCCTCGATTCCCTGAAGGAGGAGCTTGGTGACCAGGCCTGCGCCCTGCCCCTCGATGTTCGCGATGAAGCCTCGGTGCAGGCTGCCGTTACAGCCCTGCCCCAGGAATTCTTCCGCATCAATCTGCTGGTCAACAATGCCGGCCTTGCACAGGGCGGAGAATCTGCCCAGGACGCAGAGTTGAAGAACTGGCAGACAATGGTGGAAACAAACGTTACAGGCTTGTTGCAGATCACACACGCCTTGCTGCCCGGAATGACCGAACGCAACGAAGGACATATCATAAACATCGGCTCCGTTGCAGGGAATTACCCAGCCCCTCGAGGAAATGTCTATGCTGCAACCAAGGCCTTTGCCAATCATTTCTCGCTGACTTTGCGCGCGGATCTTGGGGGAACGGACCTGAGGGTTACCTCCATCGAACCCGGCATGGCCGAGACAGAATTCTCGAAAGTCCGCTTCAAGGGCGATGAAGATAAGGCTCGAGCCACATACGAAGGTTTGAAGGTGCTCAGTGCGGAAGACATCGCCGAAGCCGTCTTCTGGTCCGCAACCCTGCCGCCGCACATGAACATCAACCGTATAGAAGTCATGCCCACGGCACAGTCGTTCAATAACTTTGCCCTCTATCCATCCAGCCAATAA
- the trkA gene encoding Trk system potassium transporter TrkA, with translation MKVIVCGAGQVGFNIARYLASENADVTIIDQSPQLIQKISDLLDVSGVVGFASHPDVLEKAGARDADMIVAVTYADEVNMVACQIGHSLFEIPTKIARIRHQSYLNPVWSDLFSTDNLPIDVIISPELEVAKAIERRLRVPGAFDALSMLKDKISLIGVHVRDETPIINTPLRQLTELFPELHILILAIHRNGSVIVAGGDDQLQPGDDVYFVCHNDHLDRAMMSFGYEEKEARRVVLIGGGNIGLNLAQRVEDKHRQVQLKLIEIDKGRAERVAQSLSRSVVIHGDAVELDILNESNISTAETVIAVSNEDEVNILASLLAKKQGCHRAITLINSSSYNQLVSGLGIDTIVSPRAITVSTILQHVRRGRIRSAYSLSDGVGEVLEAEVLETSALTNQALRDAPLPDGVVIGAILRNKEVIIPRGKTVIKAGDLVVLFAKPAAVKKVERLFSVKLEFF, from the coding sequence ATGAAAGTGATTGTCTGTGGCGCCGGCCAGGTTGGTTTCAATATCGCGCGCTATTTGGCAAGCGAGAATGCGGATGTGACGATAATCGACCAGTCTCCGCAGCTGATTCAGAAGATCAGTGATCTTCTTGATGTGAGTGGGGTGGTTGGCTTCGCGTCGCATCCCGATGTCCTCGAGAAGGCTGGGGCGCGGGATGCCGACATGATCGTGGCCGTCACTTATGCCGATGAAGTGAACATGGTGGCCTGCCAGATCGGCCATTCCCTGTTCGAGATTCCGACGAAGATTGCCCGCATCAGGCACCAGAGCTACCTGAACCCTGTCTGGTCGGACCTGTTTTCGACGGACAATCTGCCAATCGATGTCATCATTTCGCCGGAGCTTGAGGTGGCCAAGGCCATTGAGCGGCGTTTGAGAGTTCCCGGCGCCTTCGACGCACTTTCCATGCTGAAGGACAAAATCAGTCTGATTGGTGTCCATGTGCGCGATGAAACGCCGATCATCAATACGCCGTTGCGCCAGCTGACCGAACTCTTCCCGGAACTGCATATTCTGATTCTGGCGATTCATCGCAATGGCAGCGTGATTGTGGCGGGAGGCGACGATCAGCTTCAGCCCGGCGACGATGTCTACTTCGTCTGCCATAATGACCATCTCGACCGGGCAATGATGAGTTTTGGATATGAAGAAAAGGAAGCGCGGCGTGTCGTCCTGATCGGTGGCGGCAATATCGGCCTGAACCTGGCTCAGCGTGTTGAGGACAAGCACCGTCAGGTACAGTTGAAGCTGATTGAAATCGACAAGGGCAGGGCAGAACGCGTTGCGCAAAGCCTCTCCCGTTCTGTCGTCATCCACGGCGATGCCGTGGAGCTGGACATACTGAACGAAAGCAATATCAGCACAGCGGAAACCGTGATTGCCGTTTCGAACGAGGACGAGGTCAATATTCTGGCCTCACTTCTGGCCAAGAAACAGGGCTGCCACCGGGCCATAACGCTGATCAATTCCAGCTCTTATAACCAGTTGGTCAGCGGTCTTGGTATCGACACCATTGTCAGTCCGCGTGCCATCACGGTGTCCACGATTCTTCAGCATGTTCGCCGGGGCCGGATTCGCTCGGCCTATTCGCTTTCCGACGGTGTCGGTGAAGTTCTGGAAGCCGAGGTTCTGGAGACCTCGGCGCTGACAAATCAAGCTTTGCGCGATGCGCCGCTTCCGGATGGTGTTGTGATTGGTGCCATCTTACGCAATAAAGAAGTCATCATTCCGCGGGGCAAGACGGTCATAAAAGCAGGCGACCTCGTCGTGCTCTTTGCCAAGCCGGCCGCCGTGAAGAAGGTTGAACGTCTCTTCTCCGTGAAGCTCGAATTCTTCTGA
- a CDS encoding HAD family hydrolase, with translation MAGDQNLPRALLFDWDNTLVDTWPTIHAALHVTFENFGLPPWSLEEVRQNVRVSAREAFPGLFGAHSDEALDVFYDAFKAQHLEQLTAIEGATDLLADLHGRALYLGIVSNKSGPLLRREVEHLGWSPFFSKVIGATDAERDKPAIDPVQMALEGSGISPGRDVWFIGDTDVDLLCAGNAGCMGILLRPEPPAEGEFPQAEPHFHVSDYRCLLALLE, from the coding sequence ATGGCTGGAGATCAGAACCTACCACGGGCGTTGCTCTTTGATTGGGACAATACGCTTGTCGATACGTGGCCGACCATTCACGCTGCACTGCATGTGACCTTTGAAAACTTTGGTCTGCCGCCATGGTCATTGGAGGAAGTGCGACAGAACGTGCGTGTCTCTGCACGTGAGGCATTTCCAGGTCTTTTTGGCGCGCATTCCGATGAAGCGCTGGATGTCTTCTATGATGCCTTCAAGGCGCAGCACCTGGAGCAGCTGACAGCGATAGAAGGTGCAACAGATCTGTTGGCAGATCTTCACGGGCGCGCACTTTACCTGGGTATTGTCAGCAACAAATCAGGCCCCTTGCTGCGTCGTGAAGTCGAGCACCTCGGCTGGTCCCCCTTTTTCTCGAAGGTCATTGGGGCAACGGACGCGGAAAGGGACAAGCCGGCCATCGATCCCGTCCAGATGGCGCTGGAAGGCTCCGGAATCTCTCCGGGAAGGGATGTCTGGTTCATCGGGGACACCGATGTGGATCTGCTTTGCGCCGGGAATGCAGGCTGCATGGGGATTCTCCTGCGCCCGGAGCCTCCGGCCGAGGGAGAATTCCCTCAGGCTGAACCCCACTTTCATGTTTCTGATTACCGCTGTCTATTGGCGCTGCTGGAATAA